A stretch of Lysinibacillus agricola DNA encodes these proteins:
- a CDS encoding DUF418 domain-containing protein, with product MTKQLQSKRIEGLDFARALAMFGMLIVNFKIIMGAVGNGPDWLIWFTGLFEGRASATFVTLAGIGVALMTRKARNSGDLSYIKENRMSLRKRSAFLFILGLLLYVADWTGDILHYYGVYMLIASFLIVASTKFMIIISSLFLITSQILQVTMNYLKGWHPEQPFMEYLDFWTIEGFIRNLLFNGYHPVFPWVCFFFLGMILGRLDLLKKAVRNKMLFISLFLLITIEVLSKVLMLLSLSVLDVNSAEYLFHTGPIPPNIFYILSNSASAIIVIVASIYIAEKFASHWLTKLLIQTGQLTLTHYVSHVFIGVSILTILNRLENQTLAFSLIFTVLFFVASILFSALWSRKFKRGPIEWVMRKITN from the coding sequence ATGACCAAACAGTTACAATCTAAGCGTATTGAAGGGCTTGATTTCGCTAGAGCCTTGGCTATGTTTGGAATGCTTATAGTTAACTTTAAAATTATAATGGGAGCGGTAGGAAATGGGCCGGATTGGCTTATATGGTTTACTGGACTTTTTGAAGGAAGAGCGTCTGCCACTTTTGTTACGCTGGCAGGTATCGGAGTTGCTTTGATGACAAGAAAAGCTAGAAATAGCGGTGACCTTTCTTATATAAAAGAAAATAGGATGAGTTTAAGGAAACGTTCCGCTTTTCTCTTTATTCTAGGTTTACTTTTATATGTGGCAGATTGGACTGGAGATATCCTCCATTATTATGGTGTTTATATGCTGATTGCATCATTTCTAATAGTAGCTTCTACAAAGTTCATGATCATCATATCTAGTCTTTTTTTAATAACCTCGCAAATCTTACAAGTGACAATGAATTATTTGAAAGGATGGCATCCTGAACAACCATTTATGGAATATCTTGATTTTTGGACAATAGAAGGCTTTATAAGAAATCTTTTGTTTAATGGGTATCATCCAGTATTCCCTTGGGTATGTTTCTTTTTTCTTGGAATGATCCTTGGCAGACTTGATTTATTGAAGAAAGCTGTAAGAAACAAAATGTTGTTTATTTCTTTATTTTTACTAATAACAATAGAGGTACTTTCAAAAGTATTAATGCTACTATCTCTGTCGGTATTAGATGTAAACAGTGCAGAATATCTGTTTCATACTGGGCCAATTCCACCAAACATCTTCTATATCTTATCAAATTCCGCTTCAGCGATAATTGTCATCGTTGCTTCTATTTATATAGCAGAAAAGTTCGCTAGCCATTGGTTGACAAAATTACTTATACAAACAGGACAATTAACATTAACTCATTATGTAAGCCATGTATTCATAGGTGTTAGCATATTAACAATATTAAATAGATTAGAAAACCAAACGCTAGCATTTTCACTAATATTTACTGTATTGTTTTTCGTAGCGAGTATTTTATTTTCTGCTTTATGGAGTAGAAAATTTAAAAGAGGGCCCATTGAATGGGTTATGAGAAAAATAACAAATTAA